GACCCCTACCTGCGCGGCGCGGCGGCAGCCGGCGCGATCGCTCGAGACTGCATTGCGTTTGAGGACTCGCGCCCGGGCGTCACGTCTGCAGTCGCGTCGGGCGCTGTCGTGATCGCGACGCCAGGTCTGGTACCGCTCGAGTCGGGGCTCGCCCACGACACACGGACAACGCTTTCCGGGCTCGACGCTGCCGGGGCGAGCGCCCTATGGGCGCGGCACCGCACCCATCCAACCGAGGAGAAGACAGTGACCACTCACGAACACCACGCCGCCGAGGCGTCAGACGCCGCCGCACCAGCCGCCGGTGCCGCGGCAACCCCAGCGCTGCGTGGCCCGTTCCAGCTCGGCGATAGGGTGCAGCTCACGGGCCCCAAAGGGCGGATGAACACGATCACGCTGGAAACCGGCGGGGAGTTCCACAGTCACAAGGGCATGATCCGGCACGACGACATCGTCGGCGTACCGGACGCCTCGGTGATTTCCAACAGCAACGGTGAGGAGTACCTCGCGCTCAGGCCGCTGCTTTCCGACTTCGTGATGTCGATGCCCCGTGGGGCGGCGATCGTCTACCCCAAGGACGCTGCGCAGATCATCTCGCTCGCCGACATCTTCCCCGGAGCCCGCGTTGTCGAAGCCGGCGTCGGCTCGGGCGCGCTCTCGCTCCACCTGCTGCGCGCTGTCGGACCGGAGGGCGAAGTGCACTCGTTCGAGCGGCGCGAAGAGTTCGCAGACATCGCCCGCGCGAACGCACGCGCCTACGTAGGGGCGGATCCCGCGAACTGGACTGTGCGCGTCGGCGACCTGCAGGAGGCGCTGCCAAGCGCCCTTGAGCCCGGCTCGGTCGATCGTGTCGTGCTCGACATGCTCGCGCCGTGGGAGTGTGTGGGAGTTACCTCCGAGGCGCTCGCACCAGGCGGTGTCGTCATTTGCTACGTCGCGACGGTCACGCAGCTCTCGCGCACCGTCGAAGAGTTTCGTCGTTCTGGGCTATTCACGCACCCGCAGGCGTCAGAGACGATGGTCCGCGGCTGGCACGTCGAGGGCCTCGCGGTTCGGCCAGACCACCGAATGGTCGGGCACACGGGGTTCCTTGTCACCGCGCGCAAACTCGCCCCCGGCACGAACCTGCCGAGCTTGAAGCGCCGTGCATCAAAGAGTGACTTCACCGACGCCGACATGGCGAGTTGGCTGCCAGACATGGGGGAAGGCGGCGACTCCGAAGCTTGGAGCGAGGAGAACGTCGGCCAGCTCGTGAAGAGCGACAAGATTCTGCGAAAGAAAGCGCGTGAGGCGAAGCGGATTGCAGACCATCGAGTTGGCGCCACCGACCCAGCTGCTGACCAGGCTGAAACCGTCGGCACCGCGCCTGACGCCAACGAGAAGTAAGACCAGACCCCCAGCGCGTACCCGGTAGGATGGCCAGGTTCGCATTCGACGCACTCGAGAGGTGTTCCATGCTTCGTCGCATTGCCCCCGTGGTACTCACCGTTGCTGTTTCAGCAGCAGTTCTGACAGGCTGCAGCTCGGCTGACACAGCCGGCGTTGATCGCGCAGACTGCACCCCGACGCTCGGCGCGGGCGCGCTGAGCGACAGCGTCGTCGTGCTCGGTGGATTCGGCACGGCTCCCGAGGTCTCGATCCCAGCTGACACCACGGCGACTGTTTCGCAGCGCTCGATCGTCGACAGCGCATCCGCGAAGGCGGGCGCCCAGCCCGCGGGGAACAACACGATTGCCTCGGTAAACTTCGCGTTCTACGATCAGGGCACCGGCGAGAAGCTCTTCGAGAGCGCAGGTTTCGGCGGTCAGAACTCCACGAATGAGTTCTTCATGGTCTCGGACGAGTCGATGAACCCGCTCACCGCTGCCATCGAGTGCGCGGTTCCCGGCGAGCGCGTCGTGCTCGCGCTCAGCCCCGAGGACGCCCTGCCGCTGCGCCAGCAGATCGGCGGCACCCCAGAAGCCGCGCTCGTGGCTGTAATGGACGTCGAGGGCGTTTCAGAGCTCCAGGCATCAGGCCGTACGAAGGGGCTACCGAACGGATTCCCCGCGGTCGTTACCGACGAGAACGGCGTCCCCGGCGTCGTGCTTCCCCCGCGCGATGCGCCAGTTGGGATCGAATCTGGCGTGCGAATCGCTGGATCGGGCGAAAAGGTTGAAGCCGAGGGGCGCCTGCTTGTTCAGATGCTCGCAGTGAGCTGGGACGGGTCAGTGCTCTCGAACACCTGGACAGCCGGTGGGCCGCAGCTACTCCCCGGTGAAACAGAGTCAGCGGCGCAGGGCCTTGCCTTCCGTGAGGAGCTCACGGGTAAGAACGTCGGTTCGCAGGTCGTCGTCACCGAGGGCGGGGACAGCGCCCGCGTCATGGTGATCGACATTCTCGCGGTGGGATAACACGGGGTCACGAGTGGCCCGGTCTAAGGTTCCGAGCGAAGAACGCGTATTCAGCCTTGTGCTCGCACTCGTTGCGAGCACAAGCGGTCTGACGAAGCACGAGCTGCTCTCTTCCGTCTACGGCTACTCAGACAGGTACCGAGAGGACGCGCAGCGGGCCTCGCTTGAGCGTCAGTTTGAGCGCGACAAAGAGCAGCTGCGCGAGCTCGGAATTCCAGTCGAGGCGGTCGACTCGCCGGGTGAACCGGGCAACAACCAGCTCACGCGCTATCGCATCTCAAAGGCAGCGCTACAGGTCCCGCCCGGGCTGAGCTTCACCGACCGAGAACTCATGATGCTCCGCATGGCGGTGCTCGCGTGGCGGGAGGGCAGCCTCACCGACGAAGCTCGGCGAGCTGCGATGAAACTCGAATCACTCGGCGGTGGGCGCGACGCGCCAAGCATCGGTGTGAACGCGGGTTTTGGCACAGCGGAACCTTCGGCGCCGGCGCTGCTCGCCGCCGTGGAGGCTGGGCAGCTCGTCGAGTTCGACTACCAACTGCCCGACCGCGACGCACCCCTCGCGCGTCGTGTCTATCCATTGCAGTTGCACCGGTTCGAAGGGCGGTGGCACCTGATCGCGTTCGACGCGCACCGGGCCGCGACGCGCGTGTTCCTCCTCGCGAGGATCTCGGGCACTGTGACTGTGTGCGAGCCAACGGCAACCGATCCTGCCCGGCCGGACGAACCTGCCGCGCTTATCCGGCTCGCGGTTGCCGAGATGCAGGCGTTGCAGCGCGAGACCCGCGCAACTGTGCGCGTGCGGACGCACTCGCGCGCCGACGCGCGGTTCTCCCGGGGCGCCGTGGTGTGTTCTGAGGACGCCGGCTCGCGGGTGCTCGAGTTCGGCACTGTTGACATGCACGAACTCGCCGCGATAGTCGCGAGCTACGGCTCGGATGCCGTCGCCCTCGAGCCACCCGAGCTGCGTGCCAGAGTGATCGAACTCTTGCGCGCGGTGGATTCGAAGCACGGTGGGACGCCGCCTTGCTGGGTCGCGGATCAGTCGCCCGCCGAATCTGACGGGAGAGACCGCTGATGGCGAGACCACTGCTCGCAAGCGACAAGGTGCTGCTGCTCCTGTCGCTTGTGCCGTACCTCAGGGAACACGGCCCGACGCCAATTCCCGAACTTGCGCGGACCTTCGAGGTCGAGCCACGGATGCTGCGGAGCCTCATCGCTTTTCTCGGCACCGCAGGCATCCCAGGGGAGACGCTGTCGTACCAGCACAATGACCTGTTTGACATTGACTGGGACGAGTTCGAGGAGCGTGATACTGTCTCGCTCACGCAGACTGTCGCAATTGACGACACGCCGAGGTTCACTGGCGTCGAGACCGCCGCGCTGCTCGCGGGACTCGCGGCGCTTCAGCCGCTTCTGGAGCCAGCCGACGCCCAGGTCGCGGCGGATCTCGGCGCTCGCCTCGGTGCGGCTATGGGATCGGCGCAGGTGCCGTCTGTGGCGGTCTCACAGACTGACCATGACGGCAACCTTTCGCTCATCGTTCGCGCGATCGAGCGGGGAGACCGCGTACGCTTCAGCTACCGCGACGCGGCTGGCGATGAGAGCTCTCGCACCGTTGTTCCCCAGTCGCTTACTGAACGGGAGGGCGTCTGGTACGTGCACGGTTACAACGTTGAACGCGCAGCCGACAGGACGTTTAGCGTTGCGCAGCTCAGCCAGCTCACTGCCCTGGACAGCGACAGTGCGACTCCGGTTTCCGCCGATGCCGCGGAATCAGATACCTCCGGCAGATCACCGCAATTGCCCGGTGGTGACGCGGCCGATACCCGGCCAACTCGCGCCGGAACCGAGATCCTCGCCGTCGTGCCCACGCGACTACTCGGCGCGATCCGCGGATTCGCGCCTGAGGTTGTGACGAAGCACGAACGCCCGCTACCCGAGGGTGCGTGCCTCGTGCGCATTGACGCCTGGCACCCCGGTGCGGCCGTGCGGCTCGCCCAGCACGGGCCGGGTGAGATTGAGATTGTTGCGCCGCATGCAGCACGTGTTGCTGTGAGCGAGTGGGCCGAGTCAGCCCTCTGGGCATACGGCGAGTAGCGCGGCTTTCAAGAGGCAGAAAACGATACACTGACGCCATGGCGAAAGAGGGACGCGGCCCGCGTAACCGAGAAGGACGAATGAGCCTTGGCGAGCATCTCGTCGAACTCAGAAAGCGCCTGATGTACGCCGCGCTCGGGCTCGTGGTTGGGCTCGTCGGTGGCTTTCTCGCTGTCGACTGGGTGTGGGACATGCTGCGCGAACCGATCAACGCGCTCCAGCTACAGGGCCGCAACGCTACCCTCACGTACGGTGCAATCACGGAAGCGTTCGACCTGCGGATTCAGATCGCGCTCTTCATCGCCGTCGTCATCTCCGCTCCGATCTGGCTGTACCAGGTGTGGGCGTTTCTCGCCCCCGGTCTCAACCGCAAGGAGAAACTGTACGGTGTCGGGTTCCTCGCGGCCGCAGTTCCACTCTTTCTCGCTGGTGTCTACGCTGCCTGGTCGGTGCTGCCGAACATCGTGCGCCTCATGGCGACCTTTCAGCCCTCCGAAGACGCGTTTTTCTTGAGCGCCAGGCTCTACATTGACTTCTCAGTAAAGCTCATGCTCGCTGTCGGGGTCGGCTTCGTCATGCCAGTCGTGCTCGTCATGCTGAACTTCGTCGGCATTATTCGCGGAAAGACCATCCTCAAGGGGTGGCGAGTTGCGATCCTCATCATTGTGCTCTTCGCGGCCCTCACCACGCCCGCCGCCGACCTCTGGAGCATGTTCCTGCTCGCGGTGCCGATGGTGCTGCTCTACTTTATTGCCGTCGGTATTGCGATCTTGCACGACCGCCGCGTCGATAAGCGGCGCGCCGCGGAGTTTGCCGAGTACGGCATCGACATGAGTGACCCCGATCTCAGCGAACTCGACAACGACGCCCCAAATGCCCGGCCCGCCAAGCCCCGAGAGGCAAACACAGACACGTGAACGACACGCCAGCTCAGCCAGTAGTGCCGGTTGACCCGGCCGCAAACACCCCAACTGACTCCGCGCTCGCGCACTTCGAGTCGCGCCTCGAATATCCGCTCGACCCGTTCCAGCGAAACGCATGCGAGCGGCTGGAGGCAGGACGCAGCGTGCTGGTGGCGGCCCCCACGGGCTCGGGCAAGACAACCGTCGCCGAGTTTGCCGTCTATCTTGCCCGGCGTGAACGAGATGCGAAGATCTTCTACACAGCGCCGATCAAGGCGCTGTCGAACCAGAAGTTTCACGAGCTGTGCGCAGAGTACGGCGAAGACGAGGTGGGGCTCCTCACTGGCGACGTCAACATCCGCGGCAGCGCGCCGATCGTCGTGATGACGACGGAGGTGCTCCGCAACATGATCTACGCGGACTCAGACACACTTGACGACCTCGCGTTCGTCGTGCTCGATGAAGTGCATTATCTCGGCGACCGCTTCCGTGGGGCGGTGTGGGAGGAGATCATCCTGCATTTGCCAAAGCGTGTCAGGCTGGTGTCGCTCTCGGCGACGGTCTCAAACGCTGAGGAGTTCGGTGACTGGATGCACGCCGTGCGGGGCGAGACCGACGTGGTGTTGTCGGAGGTGCGGCCTGTTCCCCTGTACCAGCACGTGCTCACGAGCAAGGAATTGCTGCCGCTCTTCGTTGACAAGCAGGGCGAACTCGCGCGCGGCGGCAAGGTCAACCCTGAACTGCGGATGCTTGGAAACCGCGGACGTGGGGGCCGTGGCGGCGACAGACGCAGGTCGCGTGGCGGCCCGCCGCAGCGTCGCACCCGCCGCGTCTCGCGCGCAGACATCGCGCGGGCGCTTGACGAGACGAAACTGCTTCCTGCGATCGTCTTTATCTTCAGCCGCAACGGCTGCGATCAGGCAGTCAGGCAGTGCCTATACGACGGCATCGCCCTGACGAATCGTGAGGAACGCGCCGAGATCAGGCGCGTCGCCCAGCAGCTCATCGATGCGCTCAGCGATGAGGATCGCCGCGTGCTTGAGACGCGTGAGTGGCTTGCCGGGCTCGAGCGCGGCATCGCCGCGCACCACGCCGGGCTGCTGCCAGCCTTCAAAGCGGTCGTCGAACAGCTCTTTCAGCGCAGGCTCGTGAAGCTCGTGTTCGCGACGGAAACACTCGCGCTCGGAATCAACATGCCCGCACGCGCTGTTGTTATCGAGCGCCTTGACAAGTTCAACGGGGAGCAGCGAGTGCCGCTCACCTCGGGTGAATTCACTCAGCTCACGGGGCGTGCTGGTCGACGCGGGATTGACGTGGAAGGCCACTCGGTTGTGGTGTGGAGCGATGCCGTCGACGTCGATGAGCTGAGTCAGCTCGCGGGCACGCGATCGTTCCCGGTCAAGTCAACGTTCCGGCCAACCGCAAACATGGCTGTCAACCTGCTGCAGCGCCTGAGCTACGTGCAGGCCCGCGACACGCTCGAACTCTCGTTCGCGCAGTTTCAGGCAGATCGCGCGGTTGTCGATCAGGCACGCGAACTCCAGTCAGCACAGTCCTCACTCAAGGGCTACGAAGCTGCGGCAGCACGCGCTCAGGGTTCTGACAAGAAGCGCTGGGAGGACAGAGCACGCAAGCTCCGCAGGCAGCTCGAGCGAGGTAGACGGCAGGTCGCCAACCGCACCGGCACGATCGCGCGGACGTTTGAGCGTGTCGTCGAGGAACTCCTTGAGCTTGGCTACCTGGAGGGCGATACGCGCACTGGTGAACTCGAGGTTGCACCCTTTGGCGAGCTTCTGCGGCGAATCTACGGTGAACGCGATCTGCTCGTTGCCGAGTGCATCCGTGATGACCTGTGGCGTGGGCTCGACGCGAACGGGCTCGCTGCGATGTGCTGTGCACTGAGCTACGAGCCGCGCCGCGATGACGAGGGTGGCGAGCGGGGACCGGGCGGCAAGTTCGCGCAGTCCTTCGACCGTGTCATCAACCGGTGGGTGGAGCTCGACGATCTCGCCGACAGGTACAGGCTGCCGCGACCAGATATGCCCCACGCGGGACTCGCCGGCGCAATGTACGACTGGTCGAAGGGCGCGACGCTTGAGCGTGTACTCGAATCCAGTGGGGTTGGTGCTGGCGACTTTGTGCGGTGGGCGAAGCAGACGATTGACATGCTCGATCAGGTCGCCCAGGCGTGCGAGGTGGCGCTGACGCTCGAAGCCCTTGAACACGAGGCTGCACGGTTTGGGCTGCTCGCCGCGCTCGCCCGCGACGCGAAGCGCTCGATCCGCCGGGGCATCGTGGAGACCTCGAGTTCGTCGTGACAGACACATCTGTGAATCAGCAGCCCGGCCGGTTGCCCTGGTGGATCGCGCTGCCAGCCGCGGTCGTAGGTGGCCTACTATTTGACGTCGCGAACCCAGGGGCCGCGATCTGGCCCCTCGTGTTTCCAGCCGTCGCGCTCTTGCTCGCCTCGTGGTGGCAACAGCGAGCTGGCGTGGCAGCGCTCGCCGGGTTGGCAGCAGGCGCAGCGTTCTGGCTGACGCACCTCCATTGGCTGACGCTCTACCTCGGCCCGGTGCCGTGGCTTGGACTCGGGCTCGTGATGACCGCGTGGTTCGTGTTGCAGGGAACGGTGACCGGAGCTGTGACCCGGGCGATCTGGAAGCTCTGGCCATGGCGAGGTGCGACGCAGGGGAAGCGGCGACTGGCCCCGCTCGGGCTGATCGCCGGGCAGGCGGTCGCCGCTGCGGGCATCTGGGTGCTCCGGGAGGGGATCCAGGGGACTTGGCCCTATGGCGGGTTCCCGTGGGGGCGGGTCGCGCATGTGTTTGCCGACGCTTCGTTCGGCGCCCTCGTATCGTGGGTCGGCTTCGCAGGTCTCAGCGGCCTGATGGTGTTCGCTGTCGCGCTCGTCGTCGGCGGATGTTTCGGCGCCGGTCACGGTGCGAGACTGTTCGGCGCGAGCTTCTCTCATCGCGCCCGTTCCGTGGCGGCCAGTGGCGGGCTGCTAGCTGGCGGTGTCGTCCTCGTGCTTGGGATGCTCGCGCTTGTGCCGCCTGCGGCGCTCGAGCAGACTGGCAGCCTTCGTGTCGCTGCCGTGCAGGGCAACTCGAAGTCGGGCATCTTTGATGACCGCGAATCCGGTGACGTCTACGCTGACCACGTGCGCGGCACAGAGGAACTGCTTGACGAGCTCGAGGCGACGGATGACCGCGTCGACGTGATCCTCTGGCCAGAGAACTCCGCTGAGTTTGGCCTCACGGACAACCCGCTCCGGGGACGGGAAGTCGCGCTGCTATCGAAACGCGCAGGAGCGCCGATCGTTGTCGGTTCCGTGCTCGCGAACGAGGACGGAACCTACACCAACAGTTCAGTCGTGTGGGGGGCGGAGGGCCAGTCCGAGTCAGACGCTGGGACTCGCTACGACAAGCGGTTCCCCGTACCGTTCGCCGAGTACATGCCGAACCGCAGCTTCTTTCGGGCGCTCGCACCGGACCTCGTTGACCTTGTACAGCTCGAATACGAGGCGGGGGAGTTTGAGCCCGTGCATGGCTTTGAGGCACTCGGACGCGAGGTCGTCGCCGGCGTCGCGATCTGCTTCGACATTATCTTTGACGACCAGGCTGAGCGCATGGTCTCCAACGGTGCCGAGGTCATCTTTGCACCCACGAACAACGCGGACTTCGGGCGCACGGACGAAAGTGTCCAGCAGCTGCAGATCGCGCGCCTGCGCGCAATCGAAACCGGCAGAGCGCTCGTGAACATTTCGACAGTTGGCACAAGCCGGATCATTGCCCCTGACGGGCACGACCTTGACGGTCTCTTGCCGTTCACGCGGGGTGCGATGGTCGCAACTGTTCCGCTTGTGCAGGGTGAGACGCCGGCGCTCGCGTATGGCGCACTCATTGCGGCTGCCTGGATGACTGCGGGTCTCGCAGGTATGGGACTCTCGGTGTACTGCAGGTTGCGTCGGGGGTAACTCGGCGAAGCTACTGGTCGCTCGTGCCGCGGCGCGCTCGTAGGAGTTTCAGCCGCTCGGCGAGCAACTCCTCGAGCTCCTCGCGACTGCGCCGCTCAATGAGCATGTCCCAAGGCGTGCGCTGGGAGTTCTCCTTGGCCTCGAGCTCAGCGCGGGCGGTGCGCCCGGCCTCGTCGTCGAGAAACCCGATCTCGCCGCTGCGCTGGTCAACCCATTCTGGCGGTGGTTCGGCGTCGGCGTCGAAGACGACTGCGAAGACCACACCCTTGTCAGTGACGTACTCGACTTTGCGGCGCGGCGAGAGTTCAACGCCGGTTTCGCCCTGCAAGCTTGTCGAACCGATTCGTGAGCCTTTAAGTGTTCGATCGGCCATGAAGCCTCCCTCGCCATCGGCGGCGATGGGGGTGAGCCGCGGGGGTAGGGCTCTGCCGCCGAGTTCTTCGCAGCGTATCGCGATTTGAGCCCCGAGTACACCCCTTTTTCGCGGTCAGCGTCATCGCGCGCGGTGTGCGGCGTGCGGACAGGTCCGGCCGTGAGGCATACTCCAGCTCGCCCGGTTGTGGACTACGCTTGGACACGATCAAACGTCAACCTACTTGCACGCTGAGGAATTCATACTGTGACTGAGACCGTAGCCACCCCGCCGCTTGAAGCTAAGAGCCTGGAAGGCCGTCGGGCGCTCGTGACGGGCTCCTCTCGAGGGGTGGGCGCAGACACCGTCCGCTATTTCGCTGAGGCAGGCGCAGATGTCGTCGTGAACTTCCGCAATAAGGCGCCGCGTGCTGAGAAGCTCGGCACCCAGCTCCGCGAACTCGGCGTCCGGGCGCTCGTGCAGGGAGCTGACCTCACAGACGAACAGTCTGTCACCGAGATGATGGAAGCCATTCGCGCCGAGTTTGGCGGCCTCGACATCCTTGTGCTGAACGCCTCTGGTGGCATGGAAGGCGGCATGGCCGAGGACTACGCCCTCCAGCTCAACCGCGACGCGCAGTTGCGAGTGCTCGACGCTGCGCTGCCGCTTATGGGGGAGGGGTCGCGTGTCGTCTTCGTGACGAGCCACCAGGCGCACTTTATCCGTACGACTCCAACGATGCCCGAGTACGAGGCTGTCGCACTCTCGAAGCGTGCCGGTGAGGACGCGCTCCGCGAGCGGATCGCTGAGCTCGCTGAGCGCGGCATCGGGTTTGTCGTAGTGTCGGGCGACATGATTGAGGGCACCGTGACGGCGACGTTGCTCAACCGCATGAACCCTGGCGCAATCGAGGCGCGCCGCGAGCAGGCAGGCAAGCTGTACAACGTCGCCGAGTTCGCTGCTGAAGTCGCTCGCGCCGCGGTTGAAGAGGTTCCCGCTGACAACACCCGTCTCGTCGGTGACGTGTCGAGCTTCGGCGCCTAGCCCGACCGCAGCGGCCGCGTAGCTGGCGGCTTGAACTCCTGCGATCTGCCGTAGGTCTGTCCAAAGATCATATTTTGGCCAGAGACCTACGGCAGATCGCTTTTTGTGCCTGCTGAGGACTCGCGGGCGGGGGCGTCGGCCGAGCTCGACGGTGTGATGTTCGACCAAGCGTCAAGATTCTCGAATAATCTGCGGCACCATTGCGCTTTCGTCTGCGTAGAGCGCAGAAAGCGCACTTGTCGATTCGGTTTGCCGAATAAACGAGTGCTAGATTCATAGCCCCGCAGTTTCTGCGTCAGTGCTCGTGCTCTCAAGCTGAGCCCGTCGGCGCAGGTTCTGCTCCGACCGGGTCGCCGACGTCCCGCCGAGAGAGAGGACGTCGATGCGCACATCGATGGACCCCGCACGCATCACTAGCCATCAGCTTCCCCCTGCGATCGGACTCTACGATCCAGCGGAGGAGCATGACGCCTGCGGCCTCGCCTCGGTCATTTCGCTGACGGGCGGTCCATCTCACGAGATCGTCACGCTCGCGCTCTCGGCACTCGAGAACCTCGAGCATCGAGGCGCTGTCGGGTCGGATGCAGGAACAGGCGATGGCGCCGGCATCCTCAGCGAGCTTCCGCACAGGCTGATTCGGGAGCGCTGTGGCGCCGCCGGTGTCACCGAGCCAGAACCGGGGGAGTATGCGGCAGGGCTCGTGTTTCTGCCGAACTCCTCGACAGAGCGTCGCTCGGTGAAATACCGTATTGCGAGTATCGCTGCCGACGAGGGGCTCGGTGTAGTCGCCTGGCTTCCGGTCCCTGTGACTGCGGAGGTGCTGGGGCAGAGCGCGCTCGACGCGGCGCCCCAGATCGAACAGCTCGTGCTCGCCTCGTCAGACGGGCCCGCCGACACTCAGCTCCTCGAGCGCCGCGCGTTTCGAGCGCGCAAGCGCATTCAGCACGAGACCGGCTGCTACCTGCCGTCCTTGTCGGCCCGGACTATCGTCTACAAGGGAATGGTGACCACACTCCAGCTCCCCGGGTTCTACGACGATCTGAGTGACCCGCGGTTTGAGACCCGATTCGCTATCGTGCACTCGCGCTACTCGACGAACACATTTCCATCGTGGCACCTCGCGCAGCCGCTGCGCCTCGTCGCGCACAACGGCGAGATCAACACTGTGCGCGGCAACCGCAACTGGATGCGGGCGCGCGAAGCGCAGCTCGAGTCCGAGGCGCTCGGCAACCTTGGCCCACTCCTTCCTATCTGCACGCCCGGAGGGAGCGACTCTGCAAGCTTTGACGAGGTGCTCGAGCTGCTCGTGATGAGCGGCAGGTCGTTGCCGCACGCGCTTGCAATGATGGTGCCCGAGGCTTGGGAGTCCAACACGGCGCTCGACCCCCAGCTCGAGAACTTCCTCGAGTACCACTCGCTCGTCATGGAGCCGTGGGACGGGCCTGCGGCGATGATCGCCACTGACGGCACCGAGATCGTTGCGCTGCTCGACCGCAACGGCCTCCGGCCAGGGAGATACCTCGTCACGAGTGACGGCCTGCTCGTGATCGCGAGCGAGGCAGGCGTGCTCGACATTGCGCCGGAGCGTGTTGCGCGTCGCGGCAGGCTCCGTCCTGGCCGGATGCTCGCGGTGAACGTGGAGACCGGCGAGGTGCGCGGCGACAGCGCGGTGAAGCGTGAACTTGCGGGGCTCGCACCCTGGGGCGACTGGCTCGACGCTGGGCGCATCAGACTCGCTGACGAGCCCGAGCGCGAGGCTCTCGTGCACCCGCCTGCCTCGATTGTGAGGCGCCAGCGGACGTTCGGGTATACGGAGGAAGAGCTCCGGCTGATCCTCACTCCGATGGCGCTCACCGGTGGCGAACCCCTCTCTGCTATGGGCTCCGACACGCCGATTGCGGTGCTTGCCGAGCGCCCGCGCCATGTGCACGACTACTTCGTGCAACAGTTCGCGCAAGTGACGAATCCTCCGCTCGACGCCCTGCGAGAGGAGCTTGTGACGAGCCTTCGCACGGGCATTGGTCCGCAGCAGAACCTGCTCGGCCAGTCCGCCGAGCACGCACGCCAGGTGATCCTCGACTTCCCTGTCATTGACAATGACGCGCTCGCGCGGATTCAACATTTCGGCACTGACCCCGAGCGTGAGCGATCAGTCACGATTCGCGGACTCTACCCGGTCGACTATGGTGCGCGCGGGCTCGCCGACAGGCTCGACGCGATGTGCCGCGAGGCGAGCGCCGCCATCGCAGCAGGGGCAGAGTTTCTCATTCTGTCCGACCGCGACTCGAACAAGGACCTTGCCCCGGTGCCGAGCCTGCTTGCCGTATCGGCGGTGCATCACCATCTCATTCGTGAGGGGGAACGGATGCGTGTCGCCCTGATCGCCGAGGCAGGCGATGTTCGCGAGGTGCACCACGTGGCGACACTCGTGGGTTACGGGGCCGCGGCCGTGAACCCGTACCTCGCTATGGAGAGCGTGAGCCTCCTGGTGCGTGACGGCTCGATAACAGGGGTGACTGAAGAAGAAGCAACGTCGAAGCTTATCCTCGCGCTCGGAAAAGGGCTGCTGAAGGTCATGAGCAAGATGGGCATCTCGACGGTGTCTTCATACTGCGGCGCGCAGACGTTCGAAGCGATCGGGCTCGCCCCGGACCTCGTGGAGCGCTACTTCACCGGGACCACATCGAAGCTTGGAGGCGTCGGTCTCGACGTGCTCGCGGCAGAAGTCGCCGAGCGGCACCGTGCCGCATACCCCGACGATTCGGCCCCACTCGCGCACGAGCGGCTTGAGACTGGTGGCGAGTACCGCTGGCGCCGCGGCGAGGAACCACACCTGTTCGACCCCGAGACGATCTTCAAGCTGCAGCACGCGACACGCACTGGCAAGCGCGAGATCTTCGCCGAGTACACGTCGCGCGTGAACGAGCAGCAGGAGCGACTCATGACGCTTCGTGGGCTCTTCAAGTTCTCGCCGCAGCGCGAGCCGGTTCCGCTCGAGAGCGTTGAGCCAGTGTCAGAGATTGTGAAGCGCTTCGCGACGGGGGCGATGAGCTACGGTTCAATCTCGCCTGAGGCACATGAGACGCTCGCGATTGCGATGAACAGGCTTGGCGGACGTTCAAACACCGGCGAGGGCGGAGAAGCAGAGGAGCGCCTGCTCGACCCCGAGCGCCGCTCTGCGATCAAGCAGGTTGCGTCAGGGCGGTTCGG
Above is a window of Leucobacter aridicollis DNA encoding:
- the gltB gene encoding glutamate synthase large subunit, with product MRTSMDPARITSHQLPPAIGLYDPAEEHDACGLASVISLTGGPSHEIVTLALSALENLEHRGAVGSDAGTGDGAGILSELPHRLIRERCGAAGVTEPEPGEYAAGLVFLPNSSTERRSVKYRIASIAADEGLGVVAWLPVPVTAEVLGQSALDAAPQIEQLVLASSDGPADTQLLERRAFRARKRIQHETGCYLPSLSARTIVYKGMVTTLQLPGFYDDLSDPRFETRFAIVHSRYSTNTFPSWHLAQPLRLVAHNGEINTVRGNRNWMRAREAQLESEALGNLGPLLPICTPGGSDSASFDEVLELLVMSGRSLPHALAMMVPEAWESNTALDPQLENFLEYHSLVMEPWDGPAAMIATDGTEIVALLDRNGLRPGRYLVTSDGLLVIASEAGVLDIAPERVARRGRLRPGRMLAVNVETGEVRGDSAVKRELAGLAPWGDWLDAGRIRLADEPEREALVHPPASIVRRQRTFGYTEEELRLILTPMALTGGEPLSAMGSDTPIAVLAERPRHVHDYFVQQFAQVTNPPLDALREELVTSLRTGIGPQQNLLGQSAEHARQVILDFPVIDNDALARIQHFGTDPERERSVTIRGLYPVDYGARGLADRLDAMCREASAAIAAGAEFLILSDRDSNKDLAPVPSLLAVSAVHHHLIREGERMRVALIAEAGDVREVHHVATLVGYGAAAVNPYLAMESVSLLVRDGSITGVTEEEATSKLILALGKGLLKVMSKMGISTVSSYCGAQTFEAIGLAPDLVERYFTGTTSKLGGVGLDVLAAEVAERHRAAYPDDSAPLAHERLETGGEYRWRRGEEPHLFDPETIFKLQHATRTGKREIFAEYTSRVNEQQERLMTLRGLFKFSPQREPVPLESVEPVSEIVKRFATGAMSYGSISPEAHETLAIAMNRLGGRSNTGEGGEAEERLLDPERRSAIKQVASGRFGVTSMYLTHADEIQIKLAQGAKPGEGGQLPPGKMYPWIARTRHATPGVGLISPPPHHDIYSIEDLKQLIFDLKRANPVARISTKLVAQSGIGPVAAGVAKALSDVILVSGHDGGTGASPMNSLKHAGSPWELGLAEVQQTLMLNGLRERVVVQADGQLKTGRDVVIAALLGAEEFGFATAPLVVSGCIMMRVCHLDTCPVGVATQNPELRERFTGQAEHIVNFFTFIAEEVREILASLGYSSLDEAVGDTAALDVDEAVQHWKAEGLDLSGVLRGPVFSAAEPRRNGTTQDHELDAHFDARLIELSDDALVRSEPVVIDLPVGNGDRAVGTMLGHEVTRRFGAQGLAPETIDVTLTGSAGQSLGAFLPAGITLRLVGEANDYVGKGLSGGEVTIRPHLAGARAVHTDESVLAGNVIGYGATSGSIWIAGSVGERFLVRGSGATAVVEGVGDHALEYFTGGFALILGETGRNLGAGMSGGEAVILDLDPSTVNSAELAAGALQLQRFSEPELAGEAGAELADRIRALLARHLEQTGSPLAASLLEQFESDSDATLARFTRLIPRGYSRVLDIRSRAAAAGVDPDGGAVWTEILEATHG